A stretch of DNA from Longimicrobium sp.:
GCCGAGGAGCTGCAAAGCACCGCCAGCGCGCTGGAGGCGCGCACCCGCGAAACGGAAGCCGCGCGCGCCGAGGCAGAGCGGGCCCGCGAGCACCTGGCGCGGGTGATCGACCAGGCGCCGGTGCCCATGTACATCGCCACGGGGCGCGACCACGTGTTCGACATGGTCAACGCCCCGTACGCGGCCATGGTGGGCAGGCGGCGCGACGACATGCTGGGGCGCCCCGGCCGCGAGGTGTTTCCCGAGTTCGTGCCGCAGGGCGTGTTCGCGCTGATCGACGAGGTGTACGACTCCGGCGTGCCGTACCGCGCCACGGCCATTCCCGCCACCTTCGACGCCGACCGCGACGGGGTGCCCGAGACGCACTACTTCAACCTGGTGTACCAGCCGCTGCTGGATGCCGGGGGCGCGGTGTACGCCGTGGCCCTGGTCGCCACGGAGGTGACCGAGCTGGTGCAGGCCCGCGAGGCGGCCGAGGCGGCGCAGCGCGACGCGGAACTGGCCAACCGGGCGAAGGCCGACTTCCTGGCCAGCATGAGCCACGAGCTGCGCACCCCGCTGAACGCCATCGGCGGGTACGTTGACCTGATCGACATGGGCATCCAGGGACCGGTAACCCCGGAGCAGCAGGCGGCCCTGGCCCGGGTGAAGGCCAGCCAGCAGCACCTGCTGGTGCTCATCAACGACGTGCTGTCATTCGCCAAGGTAGAGGCGGGCACCATCGAGCTGGACCTTCGTCCCCTGGGCGCGCGGGAGCTGGTGGCCGGCGTGGAGCCGCTGGTGGCGCCGCAGGCCCAGGCCAAGGGGATCGCGCTCTCCGTGGACGGCAGCGGCCCCGAGCGCCGGCTGCTGGGCGACGAGGAGCGCGTGCGGCAGATCCTGCTGAACCTGGTGGGCAACGCCATCAAGTTCACCCCCGCGGGCGGGTCGGTGCAGCTCTCCATCGGAGGCGACGCGCGGTGGGTGCGCATCTCCGTCCGCGACAATGGGCCGGGGATCGCCGCCGAGAAGCAGCAGGCCATCTTCGACCCGTTCGTGCAGGTGGAGCGGCGCTTCAGCAATCCCCGCGAGGGCGTGGGGCTGGGGCTCGCCATCAGCCGCGACCTGGCCCGCGCCATGGGCGGCGACCTGGGCGTCGTCAGCACTCCCGGCGAGGGCAGCACCTTCACCGTTCAGCTTCCCGCGGCGGCTTGATGGATGCGTCCCTGCCTTCCGCCCCCGCGTACCCGACGAGCCCCATGAGCGCAT
This window harbors:
- a CDS encoding ATP-binding protein, with the protein product MNAADTAAPRPSAHLVFPGSSEMARLCRATDWASTPLGPVEQWPQSLRTAVGMVIEQGIAQSLCWGPELVQIYNDEYRVIMRDKHPSGLGRSVLLNWAEIADFIGPLFQRVVAGETVFFEDQPLRVERGGVMEDAYFTFSYSPVRLESGEVGGGLINCFETTRQVHARALQKERDALYDSLVFERSRLEYVFQHAPAFLAILRGPQHAFDLVNEAYYQLVGHRDIVGKPVLEALPEIRGQGFVELLDGVLATGEPFLGREIPAVLARTPGAPPEEKFVDLAYLPLVEADGTRSGIIAHGHDVTAQVHARREVERLLRESEEARRTLQEVNHQLELQRLELETANHQLQEGAVELEAQAEELQSTASALEARTRETEAARAEAERAREHLARVIDQAPVPMYIATGRDHVFDMVNAPYAAMVGRRRDDMLGRPGREVFPEFVPQGVFALIDEVYDSGVPYRATAIPATFDADRDGVPETHYFNLVYQPLLDAGGAVYAVALVATEVTELVQAREAAEAAQRDAELANRAKADFLASMSHELRTPLNAIGGYVDLIDMGIQGPVTPEQQAALARVKASQQHLLVLINDVLSFAKVEAGTIELDLRPLGARELVAGVEPLVAPQAQAKGIALSVDGSGPERRLLGDEERVRQILLNLVGNAIKFTPAGGSVQLSIGGDARWVRISVRDNGPGIAAEKQQAIFDPFVQVERRFSNPREGVGLGLAISRDLARAMGGDLGVVSTPGEGSTFTVQLPAAA